In the Sandaracinus amylolyticus genome, AACGCATGCGCGCACCGTTCGTGATCGGCATCGCGACACTGATCGCGTCGTGCTCGGTGGGGCAGGGCACCGGCGAGCTCGTCGGCTCGGTCCTCGATCCGCTCTGCGAGCTCGACGAGCCCGCGTACTCGCTGAACCCGACGTTCTTCTCCGCCGACGTGATCGAGGATCGCGGAGATCCCGACGACGACATCGCGAATCGCCTCTCGATGCGCATCCAGCGCGGCAGCTTCCGCGAGGGCGAGAGCGACGGGCTGGTGGTGCTCGTGCAGGACGCGAACGAGCTCCAGCGCTCGTTCCTCGGCGTGCCGATCCCGCTCAGCGCGCTGGCCGAAGCGCCGGTGAAGATGACGCTCTACCTCAACGAGACGTGCGACTCGGGCTTCCCGCGCGAGTTCTGGCGCATCCCGCTGATCCTCCAGGCGTACTCGGGGACGATCACCTTCGACGCGATCTACGCGCCCGACATCGACTCGACCGAGACCGAGATCAGCGCGACGTTCACCGACGTCGTGTTCGACGATCCCGAGCGCCCCGGCGAGCGCACCGCGCGCGTGTCCGGGAGCTTCACGTTCTTCTACCAGCGCGGCCGTCCCGCGCAGACGTTCCCCTGAGCGTGAAGGCGATCGAAGGGCGCGTCCGAGGGCTCGCGAAGGACGGCGACGCCGTGGTGGAGACCGAGCGCGGGCTGGTGTTCGCGCCCGGCGGTCTCCCCGGCGAGCGCGTGCGCGTCGAGGACGTGCGCAAGGAGGGCAAGCTGCTGCGGGCGCGGCGGCTGGTCGTGCTCGAGCCGTCGTCGTCACGCGTCGAGCCCGCGTGCGTGCACGTGGCGCGCTGCGGCGGGTGCCCGTGGATGCACGGCTCGGCCGAGGCCCAGGCCGAGGCCAAGCGCGCGACGGTGGAGCGCGCCCTCGCGAAGGTGCCGCGCGCATCGAGCGAGGTCTCGATCGCGATCACCCAGCCCGCGGCGATGCTCGGGTATCGCGGCCGCGCGCGGCTCGCGTGGAGGGGTGGGGCGCTCGGCCTGCGGGCCCGGCGCGACGAGCGGATCGTCGACGTCGAGCGCTGCATCGTGCTGCGTCCCGAGCTCGACGCGGCGCTCGCGCTCCTGCGTGCTCGGCTGCGCCCGCACCTCCCGGGATCGGGCGAGATGCAGCTCGCGATCGGCGCGGGTGGACGCGCGGTGATCGTGATCGAGACCGATGCCGTGCTCCCGCGCGCCGCGTTCGCCGAGGTCGAGGCGATGGTCGCCGAGGGCGCGCTCGCAGGCGCGAGCGTGCGCGCGGGCGGTGCGAGCGTCGCGACGCGCATCGGCGATCCGCGCGAGGTCGGGCGCGACGTGGAAGGCCGGGTGATCCACGGCGCGATCGGGGGCTTCAGCCAGGCGCACGACGAGATCAACGCGGCGCTCGGTGCGCGGGTGATCGCGTGGGCCGAGCCCGAGGGCGCGCGCGTGCTCGAGCTCTACTGCGGGCACGGCAACCTCACGCTCGCGCTCGCGTCGCGTGCCGCGTCGGTGCGCGCGGTCGAGCTCTCCTCGGGCGCGACCGAGGCGCTGCGCGAGAACCTCGCGGCCCACGATCTCCGCGCCGAGGTGATCACGGCCGACGCCCTCGCGGGCGTGCCCACCGGCAAGAAGGAGCGCGTCGACGTCGTGGTGCTCGATCCTCCGCGCACCGGCGCGAAGGAGGTGATCGATCCGATCGCCGCGCTGCGCCCCTCGCGCATCGTCTACGTCTCGTGCGATCCCGCGACGCTCGGGCGAGACCTCGAGCGCCTCGCGACCCACGGCTACGTGCTCGCGCGCGTCGAGGCGTTCGACATGTTCCCGCAGACCGCGCACGTGGAGACGGTCGCGCTCGTGATCCCGCGCCCTTCGTCGTGATCCCAAGGTCGGCCCGCCGCGCCGGCTCCGACACGCATGCGCCCACGCGCCCCTGCGCCGGCTCTCGTCGCCTTCGCGATGCTGATGGCGTGCTCGAGCGAGAGCGCGATCCGGATCGCACGTCACGACCAGCCATCGCCGCGTTCGGACCGCAATGCCCACGTGAGCGCGCGCCTGCTGGGCCCGCGTGTGCGTCCCCCGAACGACCACCCGCAGCTGCGCGTCGATCTCGAGCTCGGCGCGTCGCGAGCGCGACCCGGTGAGCGGCCACCGATCTTCGCGAACGTCCGCAACCTCGGCGACGACGGGCTCTGGGTCGCGTCCGGTGATCCCCACGCTGAGCGCGAAGCGGCTCGGCTGTCCGGCATCGCGCTCAGGGTCTCCAGCGGCAGCGCGCATCAGCACACCACGTTCGAGCCCGCGCGCTTCTGGGTGCCGCCGCACGGCTCGTACCGGACGCGCGTCCTCTGGGCGGAGGAGCCCGACGCGCTGCCGAGATGGATGCCGGGACCGCACACGATCGACCTGCACTACTGCGGTCCCGGCTCCGATCGCTGCACCTGGACGGAGCCGGTCACCTGGGAGCTCGTCGACGACGGGTCCGCGCCGGATCGTGGCGGCGTGCTCGCTTACGTCCTTCTCACCCTGTTCGTCGACCTCGACGCTCGTCGTCCGCCGAGCGGCTCGCTCGCGGTGCGAAACCGTGAGCTGCGCCCCGTCGTGCTGCCGCGCTGGGTCGAGGTCGAGTGGGAGCTCGGGCGCAACGAGTGGGTCACGACGCACGTGATCCTGGCCGAGGAGGTCGAGGTGCCGTCGCTGGGCGAAGCGCGAGTCGGCCCGTTCGCGCTCGTGCCACCCGAGGGGTCGCACCCGCTGCGGGTGCGCGTGGTGATCGGAGCCGTCCGGAGCGCGCCCACCTGGGTGTGCCGGGGCCACGCGGCATGGCCGGACTGCGGCTCGCCTGCGCGCTGATGGGGAAGGCTCGACGACCCGTCGAACATCGGCTCGCCCGCCGGTCCCTACCGTCCGCGCGCGTCGCGCGCTCCCGTCCGGGGCCTGCGGGACGAGCACTCCGGCAGGGCTCAGGACGGCGCGCGCTTCGTCGTGATCATGGCGCGGAGCGCCTCGGCGGCGCGCGGGAGCGGCGCGCCCCTCCGCGACAGCACGCGATAGGTCACGGACGGCAGCGCGCGGAGTGGGCGCGCGTGGAGCCCGTCGGGCACGCGGCAGAACGCGTTCACGATCGCGAGGCCCAGGCCCATCCGCGCGAAGTGCGCCATGAGCTCCCAGCCCTGCGCTTCGACGGCGGGCGACCACGCGAGCCCTTCGGCCTCCATCGCGCGCGCGATCGCGTCGCGGTGCGGCGCGCCGACGGGCGGGACGATCAGGCGCTCACCCGCGAGATCGCGGAACCGCAGCGCACGCTTGCGCGCCAGCGGATGGCGCCGCGGGATCAACACCTTCGCGCCCACCTGCGCGACCACCTGCGCGTCGAGGTCGTCGGGCACGCTCGGCAGCGCGGTCACCGCGAGCTGGGCCTCGCCGCGCCTCACCGACTCGAGCGCGGCGGGCCCCGAGCGCGTCAGCAGGCGCAGCGGCGCGATCGCCTTCGCGTGGAACGCGCGCACCGCAGGGCCCAGCAGGTAGAGGAACGCGCCTTCTCCCGCCGCGAGCACCACCGGCTGCGAGCTCGCGCCCGCCCGCAATTCGTCGCAAAAACCGCGGATTCGCGCGTCGGTCTCGCGCGCGAACGCGAGCACGCGCACGCCGTCCTCCGTGAGCTCCACGCCGCGCCCCACGCGCCGGTAGAGCGGCACCCCGAGCTGCTCGGAGAGCCGCGCGATCTGCCCGTGCAGCGTGGCCTGCGAGACGTGCAGCGCGCTCGCTGCGCCCGCGAAGGTGCCGTGCTCGGCGAACGCGACGAACGCGCGGAGGAGGTCGAGATCCATCGTTCGGATTCTCCGATCGATCGTCGGGATTCTTCAACGGACGCGAATCCTCGTTCCGCCCAGCTTCGATGCGAACGAAAGGACATCGCGAACATGACCTCCCATCTCCCGCTCTCGCCCGATGCGCGCCTCGGCGTCGACATCGGTCGCGTGATCATCGGTGCCACCGCCGACGACGGCACCACCGACACCTCGTTCCTCTCGGGCACCGAGGACGACGCGCTCCGCACGCCACCGGTGCCCGGCGCGCTCGAGACCATCGCGCGGCTGCACGCGCACCTCGAAGGGCGCGTGTGGCTCGTCTCGAAGTGCGGCCCGCGCATCCAGGCGCTCACGCGTCGCTGGCTCGCCCACCAGGGCTTCCACGACATGACCGGGATCCCGCCCGAGCACGTGCGCTTCTGCCGCGAGCGCAAGCAGAAGCGCGAGCACGCGCTCGCGCTCGGGCTCACCTGCTTCGTCGACGATC is a window encoding:
- a CDS encoding class I SAM-dependent RNA methyltransferase codes for the protein MKAIEGRVRGLAKDGDAVVETERGLVFAPGGLPGERVRVEDVRKEGKLLRARRLVVLEPSSSRVEPACVHVARCGGCPWMHGSAEAQAEAKRATVERALAKVPRASSEVSIAITQPAAMLGYRGRARLAWRGGALGLRARRDERIVDVERCIVLRPELDAALALLRARLRPHLPGSGEMQLAIGAGGRAVIVIETDAVLPRAAFAEVEAMVAEGALAGASVRAGGASVATRIGDPREVGRDVEGRVIHGAIGGFSQAHDEINAALGARVIAWAEPEGARVLELYCGHGNLTLALASRAASVRAVELSSGATEALRENLAAHDLRAEVITADALAGVPTGKKERVDVVVLDPPRTGAKEVIDPIAALRPSRIVYVSCDPATLGRDLERLATHGYVLARVEAFDMFPQTAHVETVALVIPRPSS
- a CDS encoding LysR family transcriptional regulator — its product is MDLDLLRAFVAFAEHGTFAGAASALHVSQATLHGQIARLSEQLGVPLYRRVGRGVELTEDGVRVLAFARETDARIRGFCDELRAGASSQPVVLAAGEGAFLYLLGPAVRAFHAKAIAPLRLLTRSGPAALESVRRGEAQLAVTALPSVPDDLDAQVVAQVGAKVLIPRRHPLARKRALRFRDLAGERLIVPPVGAPHRDAIARAMEAEGLAWSPAVEAQGWELMAHFARMGLGLAIVNAFCRVPDGLHARPLRALPSVTYRVLSRRGAPLPRAAEALRAMITTKRAPS